In one window of Falco cherrug isolate bFalChe1 chromosome 12, bFalChe1.pri, whole genome shotgun sequence DNA:
- the LOC129737199 gene encoding E3 ubiquitin-protein ligase RBBP6-like, with the protein MSCVHYKFSSRLNSDVVTFHGPHISLRDLRRQIMGRERLKATHCDLQVTNAQTMEEYTDDNALIPRHSSVTVRRVPVRGVKATGKTDLGCC; encoded by the exons ATGTCGTGTGTCCACTACAagttctcctccaggctgaactccGATGTGGTCACCTTTCACGGCCCCCACATCTCCCTGCGCGACCTCAGGCGCCAGATCATGGGCCGCGAGAGGCTGAAGGCGACCCACTGCGACCTGCAGGTCACCAACGCCCAGACCATGGAAG aatacaCAGATGACAATGCCCTGATTCCAAGGCACTCATCGGTAACTGTTAGGAGAGTCCCTGTTAGAGGAGTTAAAGCTACCGGCAAGACAGACCTTGG ctgctgttaa